A window of Castanea sativa cultivar Marrone di Chiusa Pesio chromosome 1, ASM4071231v1 contains these coding sequences:
- the LOC142622508 gene encoding uncharacterized protein LOC142622508, giving the protein MGDRDRARDRDRDRERDRDRDRDRDRDRDRDRERDRDRERDRERRRDKEDRDRDRDRDRDRDRVSRSKRSRTPDRTRTSRHTRSHTRSPDRKRRRQRSESTDERDRQKAAVSEFVDGIAKEHQKLKDKDKDNGNGKKDEDQVMAEGVDEDELEMMKKLGIPVGFDSTKGKPVPGADVSAVRAVTKRMPRQYMNRRGGFNRPLPAERNR; this is encoded by the coding sequence ATGGGCGACCGCGACAGAGCTCGCGATCGCGATCGCGATCGAGAACGCGACCGAGACCGAGACCGAGATCGAGACCGAGACCGAGACCGAGACCGAGAacgagacagagacagagagcgAGACAGAGAGAGGCGGAGAGACAAGGAGGACCGCGACCGTGACCGCGACAGAGACCGAGACCGAGACCGAGTTAGCCGCAGCAAGAGGTCCCGTACACCGGACCGCACGCGAACCTCGCGCCACACGCGGTCCCACACTCGCTCGCCGGACCGAAAGCGCCGCCGTCAGCGCAGCGAGTCCACCGACGAGAGGGACCGTCAAAAGGCCGCCGTGTCGGAATTCGTCGACGGAATCGCGAAAGAGCACCAAAAGCTCAAGGACAAAGACAAGGACAACGGCAATGGCAAGAAAGACGAAGATCAGGTTATGGCGGAAGGTGTGGACGAAGACGAGCTTGAGATGATGAAGAAATTAGGGATTCCTGTTGGCTTCGACTCCACGAAGGGAAAACCTGTCCCCGGAGCTGACGTCAGCGCCGTTAGAGCTGTGACGAAGCGAATGCCAAGGCAGTATATGAACCGCCGCGGTGGCTTCAATCGCCCCTTGCCCGCCGAACGCAACCGCTGA
- the LOC142636206 gene encoding uncharacterized protein LOC142636206, producing MEASCASASASSEGSLRRRAPRMCYCPSPQKPVLVVSWTENNPGRRFYGCPNYWVGKKCKFFQWIDDEICERGKVLIPEMRQKILRLQVEVSTCKKREKFLTVCLILSLILCGICLCVILALVN from the exons ATGGAAGCTAGCTGTGCATCTGCCTCTGCATCATCGGAGGGAAGCTTGAGGAGGAGAGCACCACGCATGTGCTATTGCCCCTCCCCTCAGAAGCCCGTGCTAGTGGTGTCTTGGACAGAGAACAATCCAGGGAGAAGGTTCTATGGGTGTCCCAATTACTGG GTTGGTAAGAAATGCAAGTTCTTCCAATGGATTGATGATGAGATTTGTGAGCGTGGGAAGGTGCTAATCCCAGAAATGAGGCAGAAAATTCTCAGGCTCCAAGTGGAGGTTTCAACCTGCAAGAAGAGGGAGAAGTTTTTGACAGTCTGTTTGATATTGTCACTGATACTGTGTGGGATATGCCTTTGTGTGATTCTAGCTTTGGTGAATTAG